Proteins encoded together in one Telopea speciosissima isolate NSW1024214 ecotype Mountain lineage chromosome 4, Tspe_v1, whole genome shotgun sequence window:
- the LOC122658386 gene encoding uncharacterized protein LOC122658386 isoform X1: MLEVEWDGSSLNPSKSMEIASRHKRSKSYPDKRLKEEHRRLKLDMGQGESHTETKENQCVKLGVQSSLKQEIFQLEKRLQDQFVVRGALEKALGYKSSYHDISNENSMPKPAKELIKEIAVLELEVVYLEQYLLSLYRKAFDQKNSDLSPSTMDERVKSSSFTQKGMILKISGRDILSERENLAVQSARPPLHQDSIAKAWKDISDVQGAKELFDSGIHRSHSSLCHRSVCSTITPPPMETQSWKDFSDVRGAKMLLDSGIHRSHSSLCHRSVCSTITPMETQAWKDFSDVQGAKMLLDSGIHRSQSSLCHRSVCSTITPPPMETQAWKDFSDVQGAKMLLDSGIHRSHSSLCHRSACSTRTPPTETLDRALRACHSQPLSLLKHTQNATSNVNSLAEHLGTCIDDHVPETPNRISEDMIKCMSAIYCKLAEPPLMHNGLSSSPISSLSSGSAFSPQDQYDLWSPRCRKDSSFDTWLDNPFYVEGLKDFSGPYSTMIEVPRICRDNQKLSESKDMLQNFRSLVCRLEEVDPRKMRHEERLAFWVNVHNALVMHAFLTYGIPQNNMKRVALLLKAAYKVGGHTISADTIQSSILGCRVPRPGQWYRLFFPTKTKFKAADDRQAYAIERPEPLLHFGLCSGSHSDPAVRVYTPKRVMQELEAAKEEYIRATYGVRKEQKIILPKIVESYAKDTGLSPAGVVEMIQQCMPESLRKTNMHKSRNGKTSKSIEWVPHNFAFRYLISKELVK; this comes from the exons ATGCTTGAAGTTGAGTGGGATGGTTCTTCTTTGAATCCATCAAAGAGCATGGAAATAGCCTCACGACACAAGCGCTCTAAGAG TTATCCTGATAAGAGGCTCAAGGAAGAACACCGTCGTCTAAAATTG GACATGGGACAAGGGGAGAGCCACACtgaaaccaaggagaaccaatgTGTTAAATTGGGAGTACAGAGCTCTTTGAAGCAAGAG ATTTTTCAGCTCGAGAAGCGATTACAGGATCAATTTGTGGTACGGGGTGCATTAGAAAAGGCATTGGGCTATAAGTCTTCCTATCATGATATTTCAAATGAAAACTCAATGCCAAAG CCTGCCAAGGAATTGATCAAGGAAATTGCGGTGTTAGAGTTGGAAGTTGTGTATTTAGAGCAATACCTTCTCTCGCTGTACCGTAAAGCTTTTGACCAGAAAAATTCTGACTTATCTCCATCTACCATGGATGAAAGGGTAAAATCATCTTCATTCACACAAAAAGGTATGATCCTGAAAATTTCTGGACGTGATATACTGTCAGAGAGAGAAAATTTAGCTGTTCAATCAGCTCGCCCTCCGTTACATCAGGATTCAATTGCCAAGGCATGGAAGGATATCAGTGATGTGCAGGGTGCCAAAGAGCTATTTGATTCTGGCATTCACCGCAGTCATTCTTCATTGTGTCATCGTTCAGTTTGTTCAACTATAACTCCTCCACCAATGGAAACTCAGTCATGGAAGGATTTCAGTGATGTACGGGGTGCCAAAATGCTATTAGATTCTGGCATTCACCGCAGCCATTCTTCATTGTGTCATCGTTCAGTTTGTTCAACTATAACTCCAATGGAAACCCAGGCATGGAAGGATTTCAGTGATGTACAGGGTGCCAAAATGCTATTAGATTCTGGCATTCACCGCAGCCAATCTTCATTGTGTCATCGTTCAGTTTGTTCAACTATAACTCCTCCACCAATGGAAACCCAGGCATGGAAGGATTTCAGTGATGTACAGGGTGCCAAAATGCTATTAGATTCTGGCATTCACCGCAGCCATTCTTCATTGTGTCATCGTTCAGCTTGTTCAACTAGAACTCCACCAACGGAAACTCTAGATAGGGCTTTACGAGCTTGCCATTCTCAACCCTTGTCTCTGCTCAAG CATACACAGAATGCCACTTCAAATGTAAACAGTTTGGCAGAACATCTTGGTACCTGCATAGATGATCATGTTCCTGAGACACCCAATAGGATTTCAGAGGATATGATTAAGTGCATGTCAGCAATATATTGCAAGCTTGCAGAACCCCCTCTGATGCATAATGgactttcctcttctcctatcTCATCCTTGTCATCAGGTAGTGCTTTTTCTCCACAGGATCAGTATGATTTATGGAGCCCTCGGTGCAGGAAAGATTCTTCTTTTGATACATGGCTAGATAATCCTTTCTATGTGGAAGGGTTGAAAGATTTTAGCGGACCTTACAGCACAATGATAGAGGTACCAAGGATTTGTAGGGATAATCAGAAACTAAGTGAGAGTAAAGACATGCTACAAAATTTTCG GTCACTTGTTTGTCGATTGGAAGAAGTTGATCCTAGAAAGATGAGGCATGAAGAGAGGCTTGCATTCTGGGTCAATGTACATAATGCATTGGTGATGCAT GCATTTTTGACTTACGGAATTCCTcaaaataatatgaaaagagTTGCTTTACTCCTTAAG GCTGCATACAAGGTGGGAGGTCACACCATTAGTGCAGACACAATACAGAGTTCTATTCTGGGATGCCGTGTGCCTCGTCCTGGGCAG TGGTATCGTTTGTTTTTTCCTACAAAGACAAAATTCAAGGCTGCAGATGATCGGCAAGCATATGCAATTGAACGACCGGAACCACTTTTACATTTTGGTCTTTGTTCAGGAAGCCATTCTGATCCTGCG GTACGTGTATACACACCCAAGAGAGTGATGCAGGAGCTTGAAGCTGCAAAAGAGGAGTACATTCGGGCTACCTATGGGGTACGCAAGGAACAAAAGATCATTTTACCGAAAATTGTAGAATCTTATGCAAAAGATACAGGATTGAGTCCTGCTGGTGTAGTGGAAATGATCCAACAGTGTATGCCCGAGAGTCTGAGGAAGACCAACATGCACAAGAGTCGGAATGGGAAAACCAGCAAGAGCATTGAATGGGTACCTCACAACTTTGCGTTCCGGTACCTGATATCCAAAGAACTTGTGAAATGA
- the LOC122658386 gene encoding uncharacterized protein LOC122658386 isoform X2, translating to MLEVEWDGSSLNPSKSMEIASRHKRSKSYPDKRLKEEHRRLKLDMGQGESHTETKENQCVKLGVQSSLKQEIFQLEKRLQDQFVVRGALEKALGYKSSYHDISNENSMPKPAKELIKEIAVLELEVVYLEQYLLSLYRKAFDQKNSDLSPSTMDERVKSSSFTQKGMILKISGRDILSERENLAVQSARPPLHQDSIAKAWKDISDVQGAKELFDSGIHRSHSSLCHRSVCSTITPPPMETQSWKDFSDVRGAKMLLDSGIHRSHSSLCHRSVCSTITPMETQAWKDFSDVQGAKMLLDSGIHRSQSSLCHRSVCSTITPPPMETQAWKDFSDVQGAKMLLDSGIHRSHSSLCHRSACSTRTPPTETLDRALRACHSQPLSLLKNATSNVNSLAEHLGTCIDDHVPETPNRISEDMIKCMSAIYCKLAEPPLMHNGLSSSPISSLSSGSAFSPQDQYDLWSPRCRKDSSFDTWLDNPFYVEGLKDFSGPYSTMIEVPRICRDNQKLSESKDMLQNFRSLVCRLEEVDPRKMRHEERLAFWVNVHNALVMHAFLTYGIPQNNMKRVALLLKAAYKVGGHTISADTIQSSILGCRVPRPGQWYRLFFPTKTKFKAADDRQAYAIERPEPLLHFGLCSGSHSDPAVRVYTPKRVMQELEAAKEEYIRATYGVRKEQKIILPKIVESYAKDTGLSPAGVVEMIQQCMPESLRKTNMHKSRNGKTSKSIEWVPHNFAFRYLISKELVK from the exons ATGCTTGAAGTTGAGTGGGATGGTTCTTCTTTGAATCCATCAAAGAGCATGGAAATAGCCTCACGACACAAGCGCTCTAAGAG TTATCCTGATAAGAGGCTCAAGGAAGAACACCGTCGTCTAAAATTG GACATGGGACAAGGGGAGAGCCACACtgaaaccaaggagaaccaatgTGTTAAATTGGGAGTACAGAGCTCTTTGAAGCAAGAG ATTTTTCAGCTCGAGAAGCGATTACAGGATCAATTTGTGGTACGGGGTGCATTAGAAAAGGCATTGGGCTATAAGTCTTCCTATCATGATATTTCAAATGAAAACTCAATGCCAAAG CCTGCCAAGGAATTGATCAAGGAAATTGCGGTGTTAGAGTTGGAAGTTGTGTATTTAGAGCAATACCTTCTCTCGCTGTACCGTAAAGCTTTTGACCAGAAAAATTCTGACTTATCTCCATCTACCATGGATGAAAGGGTAAAATCATCTTCATTCACACAAAAAGGTATGATCCTGAAAATTTCTGGACGTGATATACTGTCAGAGAGAGAAAATTTAGCTGTTCAATCAGCTCGCCCTCCGTTACATCAGGATTCAATTGCCAAGGCATGGAAGGATATCAGTGATGTGCAGGGTGCCAAAGAGCTATTTGATTCTGGCATTCACCGCAGTCATTCTTCATTGTGTCATCGTTCAGTTTGTTCAACTATAACTCCTCCACCAATGGAAACTCAGTCATGGAAGGATTTCAGTGATGTACGGGGTGCCAAAATGCTATTAGATTCTGGCATTCACCGCAGCCATTCTTCATTGTGTCATCGTTCAGTTTGTTCAACTATAACTCCAATGGAAACCCAGGCATGGAAGGATTTCAGTGATGTACAGGGTGCCAAAATGCTATTAGATTCTGGCATTCACCGCAGCCAATCTTCATTGTGTCATCGTTCAGTTTGTTCAACTATAACTCCTCCACCAATGGAAACCCAGGCATGGAAGGATTTCAGTGATGTACAGGGTGCCAAAATGCTATTAGATTCTGGCATTCACCGCAGCCATTCTTCATTGTGTCATCGTTCAGCTTGTTCAACTAGAACTCCACCAACGGAAACTCTAGATAGGGCTTTACGAGCTTGCCATTCTCAACCCTTGTCTCTGCTCAAG AATGCCACTTCAAATGTAAACAGTTTGGCAGAACATCTTGGTACCTGCATAGATGATCATGTTCCTGAGACACCCAATAGGATTTCAGAGGATATGATTAAGTGCATGTCAGCAATATATTGCAAGCTTGCAGAACCCCCTCTGATGCATAATGgactttcctcttctcctatcTCATCCTTGTCATCAGGTAGTGCTTTTTCTCCACAGGATCAGTATGATTTATGGAGCCCTCGGTGCAGGAAAGATTCTTCTTTTGATACATGGCTAGATAATCCTTTCTATGTGGAAGGGTTGAAAGATTTTAGCGGACCTTACAGCACAATGATAGAGGTACCAAGGATTTGTAGGGATAATCAGAAACTAAGTGAGAGTAAAGACATGCTACAAAATTTTCG GTCACTTGTTTGTCGATTGGAAGAAGTTGATCCTAGAAAGATGAGGCATGAAGAGAGGCTTGCATTCTGGGTCAATGTACATAATGCATTGGTGATGCAT GCATTTTTGACTTACGGAATTCCTcaaaataatatgaaaagagTTGCTTTACTCCTTAAG GCTGCATACAAGGTGGGAGGTCACACCATTAGTGCAGACACAATACAGAGTTCTATTCTGGGATGCCGTGTGCCTCGTCCTGGGCAG TGGTATCGTTTGTTTTTTCCTACAAAGACAAAATTCAAGGCTGCAGATGATCGGCAAGCATATGCAATTGAACGACCGGAACCACTTTTACATTTTGGTCTTTGTTCAGGAAGCCATTCTGATCCTGCG GTACGTGTATACACACCCAAGAGAGTGATGCAGGAGCTTGAAGCTGCAAAAGAGGAGTACATTCGGGCTACCTATGGGGTACGCAAGGAACAAAAGATCATTTTACCGAAAATTGTAGAATCTTATGCAAAAGATACAGGATTGAGTCCTGCTGGTGTAGTGGAAATGATCCAACAGTGTATGCCCGAGAGTCTGAGGAAGACCAACATGCACAAGAGTCGGAATGGGAAAACCAGCAAGAGCATTGAATGGGTACCTCACAACTTTGCGTTCCGGTACCTGATATCCAAAGAACTTGTGAAATGA